One window from the genome of Cyclobacterium amurskyense encodes:
- a CDS encoding phosphonatase-like hydrolase has protein sequence MKNIKLVVLDMAGTTVDEDNVVYKTVQKVINDKGFNVSLEEVLAHGAGKEKHQAITDVLKACTNSTDIASIASEAFANFKPTLKLTYEQLEVKTFPGVKEMMKGLRSKGVFVVLNTGYDRKTALSLLLKLGWETGKDIDGLVTADDVLNGRPQPDMIYKAMKICGITESQEVLKAGDSTIDIEEGKNANCGLTIGVLTGAQNEKQLKTAHPDYILPSLASLPEVLAVKGA, from the coding sequence ATGAAAAACATTAAGCTAGTGGTACTTGACATGGCGGGAACTACCGTGGATGAGGACAATGTAGTTTACAAAACCGTTCAAAAAGTAATCAATGACAAGGGATTTAACGTTTCATTGGAGGAAGTTTTGGCACATGGGGCAGGTAAGGAAAAGCATCAGGCCATAACTGATGTATTGAAAGCATGTACCAATTCCACTGATATTGCAAGCATTGCCTCTGAAGCATTTGCCAATTTTAAACCAACCCTAAAACTAACTTATGAGCAGTTGGAGGTGAAAACTTTTCCTGGGGTAAAAGAAATGATGAAAGGTCTGAGGAGTAAAGGTGTGTTTGTGGTGCTTAATACAGGTTATGACCGCAAAACAGCCTTATCGCTACTTTTGAAATTAGGCTGGGAAACAGGAAAGGACATCGATGGGCTGGTCACCGCTGACGATGTATTGAATGGGCGACCCCAACCAGACATGATTTACAAAGCCATGAAGATATGTGGCATTACAGAGTCTCAAGAGGTACTGAAAGCAGGAGATTCTACCATTGATATTGAAGAAGGTAAAAATGCAAATTGTGGTTTGACGATTGGTGTATTGACTGGAGCGCAAAATGAGAAGCAACTAAAAACGGCTCATCCAGATTATATCTTGCCAAGTTTGGCATCCCTACCAGAGGTTTTAGCAGTTAAGGGCGCATAA